The following DNA comes from Camelina sativa cultivar DH55 chromosome 14, Cs, whole genome shotgun sequence.
ATCTTCCTCCTGTATAATCATTTGTTTATAATGCAAAATAAACTAAATCGCAATGTTTTCAATTGAGAAAATTAATAATGAAGATTATATATCAACcgtttaatatataaactatatatatgaatgacTCATTTTGTGGCGAGATTATAACATGATTTTGCTCGGAGATGTTGTGGTTCAACAATAGTTGTGATTGTGAGGGCAAGGACATCCCCTAAAACATAGATAATTTATTCTtcttacataaaaaatataattatagcGCAATAGTTTTAATATTCACCCAATAAGAGCCGAAGaagagtttgattcttctttagTTCTTTTTGTGCCAGAGCCGGTTTCTGTCAACCGAGTCGCACATATCATTACATaaacgtttaaaaaaaaaacagctcaTCAGATCATAGTTAATTTAGAGTTTAGATAGCATAGATTATGgttgaaaatattaaagacaCATAAAATGAATAAACCAATCACCACGTCGTTTGGTctgaacatatattttaatacaatatatatatatatatatttttgaactaataatacaatatatttaaaatagtatttttaagaACAAATAATGTAATTGTCCATATAccattaaaaaattatgaaaaaatcaGGAAACTTTACATTAAatgattaaattttgaaatattttgtctAAAGCCTAATTTAActcataaaatcatatttacaatttttggaAGAATGATGATTGGTATGACTGGTAaggcttgttttttttttttaaacaactggtaaggctttaaaaactttatatccAGCAAAAAAAcgaatcttaaaaaaataatgtgcttagattgtgagattttttttcttgaccttaaatttattttcctttacactaatttttactaaaaaatttagtgttctttatatttatttttctataaattaaattttcattttcaataacaaaaaaagataatttgtGGTTTCTCTTTTCGTGCTTTTTGGAAGAAAGTGACAAAAGCCTTAGATTTTTCTAACCACTTAACCTACACTTTCTTTTTGTGATAAATTTAAGTTCCTTTAAAAGCCATAGATTCTAAATTAAGACACCTTATtaaagtttgacaaaaaaaaaaagacaccttattaataaatatgttaatttaattaaaaatttacaagcATATCATATACTTACAACTCAacaacttaatttattaaaaacattgACAAAAGTAATAACATTTGAGGCAAAGAAGCAACTTTATGGACCATCGTGCTCTATATAATACACCTATAATTGTATTCTTCCATCATTCCATCGCAAACTAAACGAAAGTTATCCACACCTCAAATTCTACAAACGAATTCGGTTCAGAGCTAggagaaaaatatgaataattttcGTGTAACCATTGCAGTGTTTTTGGCCGCTCTTGTCTTCACCGCGACttgtatttagttttttttttgtaacctcAAATTCAGTTTCACCTTTTTGTTATACCAATAACAGTATTTtaatatgactttttttttttctctggcaGTTTCAAACTCTGTGGTGGAGGCTAAGAAGAAAATGATCACAATCTCATTCGCATGCAAAACGAAATCGGACTGTTTGAGAAACATTGCTTGTGAAGCTTGTACTGATTGCCGATGTGATAAAGGATTATGTAGATGCCATGGTTTTGGTGGAAATCCAACAGCTGCGCCATTAACTGCTTAATCAATTTGCCcatttcttttcaatttctcttttgttttcttgtcatgtgcaaaagaataattataaaaaaaccttcagttaatgaaataaaatatctgATTTTTAATATGGTGAAAAAATCTTAATACTAAATGAACAATATGCAGCTGTAtagtaaacataattttttgcCTGAAACTTTCAGATTTAATCATTACTTTATTGTTTAGAGTTGATAAATACGGAATGATCTAAATTTTTTCCTAACATTACATGATCTACCATTCATTAATacattatttcatttgttttatataattaataaactaaaagtgagagataaaactgaaaatttgattGATAAAATTGCATTAAATAGAAAACGATAAATAAtagtatgaaacaaaaatttaactcTAGAATgacaattaaaaaatcattctCCTACATATATCTGAAAAGGAATCACTCTCTAGTTGACCATCTTGAGGCCATCATGCTCCTACATATATTTGTTGTTCTTTGTCACACTACAATCATTACAAACCAAGCTAAAATTACATACAAGGTGCCGTTCattcaacaaaaagaatcaGTCTCAAAATTCAGAGAGAAAATGAACAATCTTGGCGTAATTATGGCTATCTTATTGGCCGTTCTTGTTTTCACCGCGACCGATATCTAGTTTCTTTACCGTTAATGCAATATTTTGCTGGTCGACCCctttaaacaatttttacagtgttttaaaaagttaattgcattgtttttcattcttcttttcgCAGTTTCAGAGTCAGCGGAGATAACCAAGGGGGATGATGTCACAATCTCATTTACATGCAAAACAAATACACAATGTTTAATGAACATCGCGTGTGAGGCTAGCTTGTGTTGATTGTCGATGTGATAAAGGATTATGTAGATGCCATGGTTTTGGTGGAGAAACTACCAGTCCAACCGCTTAATTAAGTCATCTTTCTCCTAAATTAATGTTCGCttttttaataatgtaaacGAATAACGAAAAGTTAAATAGATACAACAATGAGGACTATGCATGTATCAATATCAATCATTTGTTACCTAAGGAATAAAACGTACGTGTGTTAAGATGATAAGatcttttttttctgaacaataatataaaacgtACAATCATATACTCGAACTCCTGACATAACTTGCTCATTTACCAACTGAGCTAAAGActcaattatataattttgttttctaccattactttttctctataaaaacaattatatattactaaagaaaattattaaacatGATGTGGCtcaagttaaaacaaaattttattggcTCACTCAACAAATGGTGAGACGGTTTACGAATGGATTAATAACCCTAAAAACCTAAGAAATTATTATGTAATTTGGCATAAATGCAATTTCAATTTTCAACATATT
Coding sequences within:
- the LOC104740014 gene encoding defensin-like protein 287, encoding MNNFRVTIAVFLAALVFTATFSNSVVEAKKKMITISFACKTKSDCLRNIACEACTDCRCDKGLCRCHGFGGNPTAAPLTA